A genome region from Streptomyces sp. NBC_01296 includes the following:
- the ahcY gene encoding adenosylhomocysteinase translates to MDFKVADLSLAAFGRKEITLAEHEMPGLMSIRREYAETQPLAGARITGSLHMTVQTAVLIETLVALGADVRWASCNIFSTQDHAAAAIAVGPNGTPENPQGVPVFAWKGETLEEYWWCTEKALTWPNTPTGGPNMILDDGGDATLLVHKGVEFEKVGSAPDPSTADSEEYGHILTLLNRTLGETPQKWTQLASEIRGVTEETTTGVHRLYEMMSEGALLFPAINVNDAVTKSKFDNKYGCRHSLIDGINRATDVLIGGKVAVVFGYGDVGKGCAESLRGQGARVIVTEIDPICALQAAMDGFQVATLDDVVETADIFITTTGNKDIIMASDMAKMKHQAIVGNIGHFDNEIDMAGLAKIEGIVKDEVKPQVHTWKFPDGKVLIVLSEGRLLNLGNATGHPSFVMSNSFADQTLAQIELFTKPQEYPTDVYVLPKHLDEKVARLHLDALGVKLTTLRPEQADYIGVKIEGPYKPDHYRY, encoded by the coding sequence ATGGACTTCAAGGTCGCAGACCTTTCCCTCGCCGCCTTCGGCCGCAAGGAGATCACCCTGGCCGAGCACGAGATGCCCGGCCTGATGTCGATCCGCCGGGAGTACGCCGAGACCCAGCCGCTGGCCGGCGCCCGCATCACCGGCTCCCTGCACATGACCGTGCAGACGGCCGTCCTGATCGAGACGCTGGTCGCCCTCGGCGCCGACGTCCGCTGGGCCTCCTGCAACATCTTCTCCACCCAGGACCACGCGGCCGCCGCCATCGCCGTCGGCCCGAACGGCACCCCGGAGAACCCGCAGGGCGTCCCCGTCTTCGCCTGGAAGGGCGAGACGCTGGAGGAGTACTGGTGGTGCACGGAGAAGGCGCTGACCTGGCCGAACACCCCCACCGGCGGCCCGAACATGATCCTCGACGACGGTGGTGACGCCACCCTCCTCGTCCACAAGGGCGTCGAGTTCGAGAAGGTCGGCTCCGCCCCGGACCCGTCCACGGCGGACTCCGAGGAGTACGGCCACATCCTCACCCTGCTGAACCGCACCCTCGGCGAGACCCCGCAGAAGTGGACGCAGCTCGCGTCCGAGATCCGCGGCGTCACCGAGGAGACCACCACGGGTGTCCACCGCCTGTACGAGATGATGTCCGAGGGCGCGCTGCTGTTCCCGGCGATCAACGTGAACGACGCCGTCACCAAGTCGAAGTTCGACAACAAGTACGGCTGCCGCCACTCGCTCATCGACGGCATCAACCGCGCCACCGACGTCCTCATCGGCGGCAAGGTCGCGGTCGTGTTCGGCTACGGCGACGTCGGCAAGGGCTGCGCCGAGTCGCTGCGCGGCCAGGGTGCGCGCGTCATCGTCACCGAGATCGACCCGATCTGCGCGCTGCAGGCGGCGATGGACGGATTCCAGGTCGCGACGCTGGACGACGTCGTCGAGACGGCGGACATCTTCATCACGACCACGGGCAACAAGGACATCATCATGGCCTCGGACATGGCCAAGATGAAGCACCAGGCGATCGTGGGCAACATCGGCCACTTCGACAACGAGATCGACATGGCCGGCCTGGCCAAGATCGAGGGCATCGTCAAGGACGAGGTCAAGCCGCAGGTCCACACCTGGAAGTTCCCCGACGGCAAGGTCCTGATCGTCCTCTCCGAGGGCCGTCTGCTGAACCTGGGCAACGCGACCGGCCACCCGTCGTTCGTGATGTCGAACTCGTTCGCGGACCAGACCCTGGCGCAGATCGAGCTCTTCACCAAGCCGCAGGAGTACCCGACCGACGTCTACGTGCTGCCCAAGCACCTCGACGAGAAGGTCGCCCGCCTCCACCTCGACGCCCTCGGCGTCAAGCTCACCACGCTCCGCCCCGAGCAGGCCGACTACATCGGCGTCAAGATCGAGGGCCCGTACAAGCCGGACCACTACCGCTACTGA
- a CDS encoding RDD family protein yields MSDLVTGDAVVLGLRPARLPSRALAIFLDLLVYLTGYLIISIGLTIATASLDVAAQAAVSVASFVLVLVGVPIAVETLSHGRSLGKLACGLRVVRDDGGPIRFRHALVRGAMGVVELLGTFGAVACIASLVSARGRRLGDVFAGALVVRERSAGAPVMPMPPPPPWLAGRFSGLDLSAVPDGLWLAIRQYLTRMNQLDPQVSAAMAAKLADDLVARTGTPPPVGVPAAAFLMAVVHERQTRDAARAFGAGPGAPGAVAGLRRIPPGMPPAWGHPAPGASVPQAVPHSGQPAPVPGGAPAVPAAPVVAPAPAAPVPPRPATGFAPPA; encoded by the coding sequence GTGAGCGATCTGGTGACGGGGGACGCGGTCGTCCTGGGTTTGCGGCCGGCGAGGCTGCCGAGCCGGGCGCTGGCGATCTTCCTCGACCTGCTCGTGTACCTCACCGGGTACCTGATCATCTCGATCGGGCTGACCATCGCGACCGCCTCGCTGGACGTGGCCGCGCAGGCCGCGGTGTCCGTGGCGAGCTTCGTCCTGGTGCTCGTCGGCGTTCCGATCGCGGTGGAGACGCTGTCGCACGGGCGCTCGCTCGGCAAGCTCGCCTGCGGGCTGCGGGTGGTGCGCGACGACGGCGGGCCGATCCGCTTCCGGCATGCGCTGGTGCGCGGGGCGATGGGGGTCGTCGAACTGCTGGGGACCTTCGGGGCCGTGGCCTGCATCGCGTCGCTGGTGTCGGCGCGGGGGCGGCGGCTCGGGGACGTGTTCGCGGGGGCGCTGGTCGTCCGCGAGCGGTCGGCGGGGGCTCCGGTGATGCCCATGCCTCCGCCGCCGCCGTGGCTGGCCGGGCGGTTCTCCGGGCTGGACCTGTCGGCCGTGCCGGACGGGCTGTGGCTGGCGATACGGCAGTACCTGACGCGGATGAACCAGCTGGACCCGCAGGTGAGCGCCGCGATGGCGGCGAAGCTGGCGGACGATCTGGTGGCGCGTACGGGGACGCCGCCGCCGGTGGGGGTGCCGGCTGCCGCGTTCCTCATGGCGGTGGTGCACGAGCGTCAGACCCGGGACGCGGCCCGCGCCTTCGGCGCCGGTCCCGGTGCGCCCGGGGCGGTGGCGGGCCTGCGCCGGATACCTCCGGGGATGCCGCCCGCATGGGGGCACCCGGCTCCCGGGGCGTCCGTACCCCAGGCCGTACCGCACTCGGGTCAGCCGGCCCCGGTCCCGGGCGGGGCACCCGCAGTGCCTGCCGCCCCGGTGGTGGCGCCCGCTCCGGCGGCTCCCGTGCCTCCGCGGCCCGCGACCGGGTTCGCGCCCCCGGCGTGA
- a CDS encoding stage II sporulation protein M — MDLDVFVTAHRAEWDRLEQLLGRGRRLTGAEADELVALYQRASTHLSLIQSSAPDPGLTGRLTQLVARARATVTGARRGGWRDAARFFTVGFPAAVYRSRRWWIPTALVSVAVAVLMGWWIATHPEVQGAIAAPDDLKALTKPGGGYETYYSSNPAGSFAAQVWTNNAQAAAICLVLGAFLGIPVLWILFLNMLNLGTGFGLMASADRLDVFLGLILPHGLLELTAVFVAAGTGLRLGWTVIDPGPRTRRVALAEQGRAALGMAIGLAVVLFISGLIEGFVTPSGLPTWARIAIGVAAEAAFLTYVYVLGGRASRTGEAGDVEAADRTATLPTAA; from the coding sequence ATGGATCTCGACGTCTTCGTGACGGCCCACCGGGCGGAATGGGACCGCCTCGAACAGCTGCTGGGCCGCGGCCGCCGACTGACGGGCGCCGAGGCGGACGAGCTGGTCGCGCTCTACCAGCGGGCCTCCACGCACCTCTCCCTGATCCAGTCCAGCGCCCCCGACCCCGGGCTCACGGGCCGGCTGACCCAGCTCGTCGCCCGCGCCCGTGCCACGGTGACGGGCGCCCGCCGCGGCGGCTGGCGCGACGCGGCCCGCTTCTTCACCGTCGGCTTCCCGGCCGCGGTCTACCGCAGCCGCCGCTGGTGGATACCGACGGCCCTGGTCTCCGTCGCGGTCGCGGTGCTCATGGGCTGGTGGATAGCGACCCACCCGGAGGTCCAGGGCGCCATCGCGGCTCCGGACGACCTGAAGGCGCTCACGAAGCCGGGCGGCGGGTACGAGACGTACTACTCCAGCAACCCGGCGGGTTCGTTCGCCGCGCAGGTCTGGACGAACAACGCGCAGGCGGCCGCGATATGCCTGGTCCTGGGCGCGTTCCTGGGGATTCCGGTCCTCTGGATCCTCTTCCTGAACATGCTCAACCTCGGCACCGGCTTCGGCCTGATGGCCTCGGCCGACCGCCTCGACGTGTTCCTCGGCCTGATCCTGCCGCACGGCCTGCTCGAACTGACCGCGGTCTTCGTCGCCGCGGGCACCGGCCTGCGCCTCGGCTGGACGGTCATCGACCCGGGCCCCCGCACCCGCCGCGTCGCGCTCGCGGAGCAGGGCCGCGCCGCGCTCGGGATGGCGATCGGCCTGGCGGTGGTCCTGTTCATATCGGGCCTGATCGAGGGCTTCGTAACCCCCTCGGGCCTCCCGACCTGGGCCCGCATCGCCATCGGCGTGGCCGCCGAGGCCGCGTTCCTGACGTACGTCTACGTCCTGGGCGGCCGGGCCTCGCGGACCGGTGAGGCGGGCGACGTGGAGGCCGCCGACCGGACGGCGACGCTGCCGACCGCGGCCTGA
- a CDS encoding Uma2 family endonuclease — protein sequence MADLTPEQMRRMHDFAEQLAELAEHQEDQWKVQTTDGQIFLTMMSPTAPHGLNVVRLRRQIEAQTPEVMSLNDTNMGDPVTGLTKVPDLMVIAEEDTDDTAKVVNSRDVLMVVEVASRTNSLTDIRDKLHDYPRMGVPLYVVVDPRKDKKTVTVHSDPSEGPDGTRYRKKVPYAFGDTVTAGRWTLDTSTLKSYPADW from the coding sequence ATGGCCGACCTCACCCCCGAGCAGATGCGCCGCATGCACGATTTCGCGGAGCAGCTCGCTGAGCTGGCCGAGCACCAGGAAGACCAGTGGAAGGTGCAGACCACCGACGGTCAGATCTTCCTCACGATGATGAGCCCCACGGCTCCGCACGGGCTCAATGTGGTGCGGCTGCGCCGTCAGATCGAGGCTCAGACGCCCGAGGTCATGTCTCTCAACGACACGAACATGGGCGACCCGGTGACCGGCCTGACCAAGGTCCCCGACCTCATGGTCATTGCGGAAGAGGACACCGACGACACGGCGAAGGTCGTCAACTCCCGCGACGTCCTGATGGTGGTGGAAGTCGCCTCCCGCACGAATTCCCTCACCGACATCCGCGACAAGCTGCACGACTACCCGCGCATGGGGGTCCCTCTGTACGTCGTCGTGGACCCCCGCAAGGACAAGAAGACCGTCACGGTGCACAGCGACCCCTCAGAGGGACCCGACGGCACCCGCTACCGCAAGAAGGTCCCGTACGCCTTCGGCGACACCGTCACCGCCGGCCGCTGGACACTCGACACCAGCACCCTCAAGAGCTATCCGGCCGACTGGTAA
- a CDS encoding DUF58 domain-containing protein: MALTGRAALLAALGSLPVGLLGPSWTGMLAVNGALALACAVDYALAAPVRRLNLTRTGDASVRLGEPAQVHLTVTNPGSRTLRARIRDAWPPSSWLPGTESEASRHTLTVPAGERRRITTRLLPTRRGDRRADRVTIRSYGPLGLLARQGTHSVPWTVRVLPPFTSRKHLPSRLARLRELDGRTSVLTRGEGTEFDSLRDYVPGDDTRSIDWRATARRHKVAVRTWRPERDRHILICLDTGRTSAGRVGDAPRLDSAMDAALLLAALASRAGDRVDLLAHDRRTRAQVQGRSAGDILPAFVNAMATLEPELVETDARTLVSTVLRNAPRRSLVVLLTSLDAAPIEEGLLPLLPRLTQRHTVLLASVADPHIEEMTKSRGTLDAVYGAAAGTQSQAARRRTAEQLTRHGVHVVDATPDALAPALADAYLSLKSAGRL, from the coding sequence ATGGCCCTCACCGGACGCGCCGCCCTGCTGGCAGCCCTCGGCAGCCTCCCCGTCGGCCTCCTCGGACCGAGCTGGACGGGGATGCTCGCGGTCAACGGCGCCCTCGCCCTGGCCTGCGCCGTCGACTACGCCCTCGCCGCTCCGGTCCGCAGGCTCAACCTCACCCGCACGGGTGACGCCTCCGTCCGCCTCGGCGAACCGGCGCAGGTCCACCTCACCGTCACCAACCCGGGCAGCCGCACGCTCCGGGCCCGCATCCGCGACGCCTGGCCCCCCAGCAGCTGGCTACCCGGCACCGAGTCCGAAGCCTCCCGGCACACCCTGACGGTCCCGGCCGGCGAACGCCGCCGGATCACCACCCGGCTGCTCCCGACCCGCCGCGGGGACCGCCGCGCCGACCGCGTGACGATCCGCTCGTACGGACCGCTCGGCCTGCTCGCCCGCCAGGGCACCCACAGCGTCCCCTGGACGGTCCGGGTCCTGCCGCCCTTCACCAGCCGCAAGCACCTCCCCTCGCGCCTGGCCCGGCTGCGCGAACTGGACGGCCGTACAAGCGTCCTGACGCGGGGTGAGGGCACCGAGTTCGACAGCCTCCGCGACTACGTCCCCGGCGACGACACCCGCTCCATCGACTGGCGGGCCACCGCTCGCCGGCACAAGGTCGCCGTCCGCACCTGGCGTCCGGAACGCGACCGGCACATCCTGATCTGCCTGGACACCGGCCGCACCTCGGCGGGCCGCGTCGGCGACGCCCCCCGCCTGGACTCCGCAATGGACGCGGCCCTGCTCCTGGCCGCGCTGGCCTCCCGCGCGGGCGACCGCGTCGACCTGCTGGCCCACGACCGCCGCACCCGCGCCCAGGTCCAGGGCCGCTCGGCCGGCGACATCCTCCCGGCCTTCGTCAACGCCATGGCCACCCTGGAACCGGAGCTCGTCGAAACCGACGCCCGCACCCTGGTCTCCACCGTCCTGCGAAACGCCCCGCGCCGGTCCCTGGTGGTCCTTCTGACGAGCCTGGACGCGGCCCCGATCGAGGAAGGCCTGCTCCCCCTCCTCCCCCGCCTCACGCAACGCCACACGGTGCTGCTGGCCTCGGTGGCCGACCCCCACATAGAGGAGATGACCAAGTCCCGCGGCACGCTCGACGCGGTCTACGGGGCCGCGGCCGGCACCCAGTCCCAGGCCGCCCGCCGCCGCACGGCGGAGCAGCTGACCCGCCACGGAGTCCACGTGGTGGACGCCACCCCGGACGCCCTGGCCCCCGCCCTGGCGGACGCCTACCTGTCCCTGAAGTCCGCCGGCCGCCTCTAG
- a CDS encoding AAA family ATPase: MTATTDSARSSLEAIRTEIGKAVVGQDSAVTGLVVALLCRGHVLLEGVPGVAKTLLVRALAASLALDTKRVQFTPDLMPSDVTGSLVYDARTAEFSFQNGPVFTNLLLADEINRTPPKTQSSLLEAMEERQVTVDGTPRKLPEPFLVAATMNPVEYEGTYPLPEAQLDRFLLKLTVPLPSRADEIGVLTRHAAGFDPRDLQAAGLRPVAGAAELEAARDAVAKVSVSPEIAGYVVDICRATRESPSLTLGVSPRGATALLATARAWAWLTGRDYVTPDDVKALALPTLRHRVQLRPEAEMEGVTADAVITAILSHVPVPR; encoded by the coding sequence ATGACGGCCACCACGGACAGCGCCCGCTCCTCCCTGGAAGCGATCCGCACCGAGATCGGAAAGGCCGTCGTCGGCCAGGACTCGGCCGTCACCGGTCTCGTCGTCGCCCTCCTGTGCCGCGGTCACGTCCTCCTCGAAGGCGTACCCGGCGTCGCCAAGACCCTCCTCGTACGGGCCCTGGCCGCCTCACTCGCCCTCGACACCAAGCGCGTCCAGTTCACCCCGGACCTGATGCCCAGTGATGTCACCGGTTCGCTCGTCTACGACGCCCGCACCGCCGAGTTCTCCTTCCAGAACGGCCCGGTCTTCACCAACCTCCTCCTCGCGGACGAGATCAACCGGACCCCGCCCAAGACCCAGTCCTCCCTCCTCGAAGCCATGGAGGAGCGCCAGGTCACCGTCGACGGCACCCCGCGCAAGCTGCCCGAGCCGTTCCTCGTCGCCGCCACCATGAACCCGGTCGAGTACGAGGGCACTTACCCCCTCCCCGAAGCCCAGCTGGACCGCTTCCTCCTCAAGCTCACCGTGCCCCTGCCCTCCCGCGCGGACGAGATCGGCGTCCTGACCCGGCACGCCGCCGGCTTCGACCCCCGCGACCTGCAGGCCGCCGGCCTGCGCCCGGTCGCCGGCGCGGCCGAACTCGAAGCCGCCCGCGACGCCGTCGCCAAGGTGTCCGTCTCCCCGGAGATCGCCGGGTACGTCGTCGACATCTGCCGCGCCACCCGCGAATCGCCGTCCCTCACCCTCGGCGTCTCCCCGCGCGGCGCGACCGCCCTGCTGGCCACCGCCCGCGCCTGGGCCTGGCTCACCGGCCGCGATTACGTCACCCCCGACGACGTCAAGGCCCTCGCCCTGCCCACGCTGCGCCACCGCGTCCAACTCCGCCCGGAGGCCGAGATGGAGGGGGTCACGGCCGACGCCGTCATCACCGCGATCCTGTCCCACGTCCCCGTCCCGCGCTGA
- a CDS encoding DUF4350 domain-containing protein, with protein MTAPAPGPGTPGSTPGTHVPAPPAAPQPGDSGAAMPATAPLPGAAPGTPYAGSAPPAAAAPGPAAGPRRTATPAPASAPTPGGASGTAARGTTPAAVWRRSRGVLICLGILLVGAVVLAALGSGSRHGRLDPRSADPDGSRAVAELLQARGITTRVVTSAREAAAAAGPGTTLLVTDPDRLGDTQRRAIRSAIDLSGGRTVLLAPGSISLPDLAPAARTKGDALDGNLDPGCALPAAVTAGRATTGGGHRYTSTAAASACYPSGGHPTLLVLPSGTRGGDTVLLGSETLLLNKKLASEGNASLALQLLGSRPDLVWYLPSLTEVQDEDPAQEKGFFELVPRGWGWALLQLFTAAALAALWRARRLGPLVTEKLPVAIRASETTEGRARLYRKAGARDRAATVLRAAARERLAALVGVPPARAHEPAALLPAVSTRLTDGQTDGRRDLTALLFGTTPADDAALVALADHLDALEREVRTS; from the coding sequence ATGACCGCCCCCGCCCCCGGCCCCGGCACCCCCGGCAGCACCCCGGGTACGCACGTCCCCGCCCCGCCAGCCGCCCCGCAGCCGGGCGACAGCGGCGCCGCGATGCCCGCCACCGCCCCGCTCCCCGGCGCAGCCCCCGGCACGCCGTACGCGGGCAGCGCCCCGCCAGCCGCCGCGGCACCCGGCCCAGCCGCCGGCCCGCGGAGGACCGCAACCCCCGCCCCGGCATCCGCACCCACACCCGGCGGAGCAAGCGGCACGGCCGCCCGGGGGACCACTCCCGCCGCCGTGTGGCGGCGCTCGCGCGGCGTGCTCATCTGCCTCGGGATCCTGCTCGTCGGGGCCGTCGTCCTCGCCGCCCTCGGCTCCGGGAGCCGGCACGGGCGGCTCGACCCCCGCTCCGCCGACCCCGACGGCAGCCGGGCCGTCGCCGAGCTGCTCCAGGCCCGCGGGATCACCACCCGCGTCGTCACCAGCGCCCGCGAGGCCGCCGCCGCGGCCGGCCCCGGCACCACACTGCTGGTCACCGACCCCGACCGGCTCGGCGACACCCAGCGCCGCGCCATCCGCTCCGCGATCGACCTCTCCGGCGGCCGTACCGTCCTGCTCGCCCCCGGCAGCATCAGCCTCCCCGACCTGGCCCCGGCCGCCCGCACCAAGGGCGACGCCCTCGACGGGAACCTCGACCCCGGCTGCGCCCTGCCCGCCGCCGTCACCGCCGGCCGCGCCACCACCGGCGGCGGCCACCGCTACACGAGCACGGCGGCCGCCTCGGCGTGCTACCCCAGCGGCGGCCACCCCACCCTCCTCGTCCTCCCCTCCGGCACCAGGGGCGGCGACACCGTCCTCCTCGGCTCCGAGACGCTCCTGCTCAACAAGAAGCTCGCCTCCGAGGGCAACGCCTCGCTCGCCCTCCAACTCCTCGGCTCCCGCCCCGACCTCGTCTGGTACCTGCCCTCCCTCACGGAGGTCCAGGACGAGGACCCCGCCCAGGAGAAGGGCTTCTTCGAGCTCGTCCCCCGCGGCTGGGGCTGGGCCCTCCTCCAGCTCTTCACCGCCGCCGCCCTCGCCGCCCTCTGGCGCGCCCGCCGACTCGGCCCCCTCGTCACCGAGAAGCTGCCCGTCGCCATCCGCGCCTCCGAGACCACCGAGGGCCGCGCCCGCCTGTACCGCAAGGCCGGCGCCCGCGACCGCGCCGCCACCGTGCTGCGCGCCGCCGCCCGCGAACGCCTGGCCGCCCTGGTCGGCGTACCGCCCGCCCGGGCCCACGAACCCGCGGCCCTGCTCCCCGCCGTGTCCACCCGCCTGACGGACGGACAGACGGACGGACGCCGGGACCTGACCGCCCTCCTCTTCGGCACCACACCCGCCGACGACGCGGCACTCGTCGCGCTCGCCGACCACCTCGACGCCCTCGAAAGAGAGGTCCGCACCTCATGA
- a CDS encoding DUF4129 domain-containing protein — protein sequence MMSTGGLITLSAALLPAAEQPPVTTPRDPAREAAERELSKPMYHQDDPGLFQRALDRFWEWVGNLFDHASGATPGGTLGLVAIAVLAALALAALWWRLGSPRRTATASAGVFGETLRSAADHRTTAAAHAAAGRWTEAVQERMRAVVRSLEERTLLDPRPGRTADEAAAEAALSLPDHAAALRTAARTFDDVTYGGRPGDEAMYARLHTLDTTLARTKPILTGPPA from the coding sequence ATGATGAGCACGGGGGGCCTCATCACACTCTCCGCGGCGCTCCTGCCGGCCGCGGAGCAGCCACCGGTGACGACACCGCGCGACCCCGCCCGCGAGGCGGCCGAACGCGAACTGTCCAAGCCGATGTACCACCAGGACGACCCGGGGCTGTTCCAGCGCGCCCTGGACCGGTTCTGGGAATGGGTCGGCAACCTCTTCGACCACGCCTCGGGCGCCACCCCCGGCGGCACCCTGGGCCTGGTCGCCATCGCCGTCCTGGCCGCCCTGGCCCTCGCCGCCCTGTGGTGGCGGCTCGGCTCCCCCCGCCGGACCGCCACCGCGTCGGCGGGGGTTTTCGGCGAGACCCTGCGCAGCGCCGCCGACCACCGCACCACCGCCGCCGCGCACGCCGCCGCGGGCCGCTGGACCGAAGCCGTCCAGGAGCGCATGCGGGCCGTCGTCCGCTCCCTCGAGGAACGCACCCTGCTGGACCCGCGCCCGGGCCGCACCGCCGACGAGGCGGCGGCCGAAGCCGCGCTCTCCCTCCCGGACCACGCCGCGGCCCTGCGCACGGCCGCCCGCACCTTCGACGACGTCACGTACGGCGGCCGCCCCGGCGACGAGGCCATGTACGCCCGCCTCCACACCCTCGACACCACCCTGGCCCGCACGAAGCCGATCCTGACGGGACCCCCGGCATGA
- the mtrA gene encoding two-component system response regulator MtrA, which produces MMSSMKGRVLVVDDDTALAEMLGIVLRGEGFEPSFVADGDKALAAFREAKPDLVLLDLMLPGRDGIEVCRLIRAESGVPIVMLTAKSDTVDVVVGLESGADDYIVKPFKPKELVARIRARLRRSEEPAPEQLAIGDLVIDVAGHSVKRDGASIALTPLEFDLLVALARKPWQVFTREVLLEQVWGYRHAADTRLVNVHVQRLRSKVEKDPERPEIVVTVRGVGYKAGPS; this is translated from the coding sequence ATGATGTCAAGCATGAAGGGACGAGTCCTTGTCGTCGACGACGACACCGCGCTGGCCGAGATGCTCGGCATTGTGCTGCGTGGAGAAGGTTTTGAGCCGTCGTTCGTAGCGGACGGCGACAAGGCGCTGGCGGCCTTCCGCGAGGCGAAGCCGGATCTCGTGCTGCTCGACCTGATGCTGCCCGGACGGGACGGCATAGAGGTCTGCAGGCTGATCCGGGCCGAGTCCGGCGTACCGATCGTCATGCTCACCGCGAAGAGCGACACGGTGGACGTGGTCGTGGGCCTGGAGTCCGGGGCCGACGACTACATCGTCAAGCCGTTCAAGCCGAAGGAGCTGGTGGCCCGTATCCGGGCCCGCCTGCGCCGCTCGGAGGAGCCCGCGCCCGAGCAGCTGGCCATCGGTGACCTGGTCATCGACGTGGCCGGGCACTCGGTCAAGCGGGACGGTGCCTCGATCGCCCTGACCCCGCTCGAGTTCGACCTGCTGGTCGCCCTCGCGCGCAAGCCCTGGCAGGTGTTCACCCGAGAGGTGCTGCTGGAGCAGGTCTGGGGCTACCGGCACGCGGCGGACACCCGCCTGGTCAACGTGCATGTGCAGCGTCTGCGCTCCAAGGTCGAGAAGGACCCGGAGCGCCCCGAGATCGTCGTGACGGTGCGCGGTGTCGGCTACAAGGCCGGACCGAGCTGA